A single window of Chitinophagales bacterium DNA harbors:
- a CDS encoding RNA polymerase sigma-70 factor gives MTKHNFDDDYLLQLLQTDETKAIEIIFKTYHASLCLTAHRLLQSKDVSKDVVQEVFMKFWTKRENIQINTSLKAYLHRAVVNTSLNYLQKNRRNPTDDLNTVEAHISSHKNTAEDYLQAAQLTSDIDAALSTLPPKCRTVFILSRYEYMTYKQIAEELQISVNTVENHISKALKILKEQLQQYL, from the coding sequence ATGACCAAGCATAATTTCGATGACGACTACTTGCTGCAATTGCTTCAAACAGATGAAACAAAGGCAATCGAAATTATATTCAAAACCTATCACGCTTCCCTCTGTTTGACAGCCCATCGTTTGTTGCAGTCCAAGGATGTATCAAAAGACGTAGTACAAGAAGTATTTATGAAATTTTGGACAAAGCGAGAAAACATCCAAATCAATACATCCCTAAAAGCCTATCTACATCGAGCAGTAGTCAATACCTCTCTGAATTATCTTCAAAAAAATCGCCGCAATCCAACAGATGATTTGAATACAGTTGAGGCACATATTTCTTCCCACAAAAATACGGCAGAAGATTATCTGCAAGCAGCCCAATTGACAAGCGATATTGATGCCGCCCTATCTACTTTGCCTCCCAAATGCAGAACCGTATTTATTCTCAGTCGTTATGAATACATGACCTACAAGCAAATCGCCGAAGAATTGCAGATTTCGGTCAATACTGTCGAAAACCACATCTCTAAAGCCTTGAAAATATTGAAGGAGCAGTTGCAGCAATATCTTTAG
- a CDS encoding LamG-like jellyroll fold domain-containing protein, giving the protein MRKILFLLLFITTSINAQNKAEFFKAIPYLDGSEPAWASLMYSENPNVYEVIEQHDAFYKTHEFEKNIHTQNYKFWLIHIGEYLNDKGFIESKNPEREKWINQLKQKRQSEALQKKTDIWAAIGPFETYADDDNLGVIPVSWQVNVYCIDQSVSNPNVLYAGTEGQGAWKTTDKGLNWTLITKNEDIRGIQDIKVAATDENLVYLADNSNIYQSTDGGTTWASVYSINGTYQIVIHPTNPDIVFAVGQNGLHKTTNGGDTWTEQYGDKFWDINFHPIQPNILYTLRHNPTLQYAEFWKSTDTGTTWTQVNNGWYNPINANFNEHIDYGALIAVTPLEPNKVYVGMMGNHKVQDNVWIGVYRSENEGESWTNPIQDGGPYNTITNQNLATSGRTSGFSQTFYDFGFDASHTVAGKLYLGVLSLSVSSNGGNSWTRIGGYDTPSESDAGWIHPDIQDIHVLGGDVWVATDGGINYSNDEFATHESRKNGLVGSHFWGLGQGWNKDVLVGGRYHNGNTALYEVYGTGNSSRLGGGEAATGYVDLLNPLTTYFSDISTSLLDPTIAGKQSYTGQLGKYPHESYFHAENSEIVRDPRYAHHLYLGASTGLQDGGFWKSTDNGNSFDLLHSFGSGKVTGIEVSRQNPDLLYCVYNKTNIYKSLDGGRTWDVTANLPSSGSKLISINPANDQELWIFANTNNDTNKVFRTTDGGANWSNMTTSTLDGHRINDGFFQGGSQHSRVYVVSSYGLFYWDDIAAEWIDYHEGLPFVMGDVKHIFKPFYRDSKIRLSSVMGIWEAPFEETSLPLAQPMTSQDIVYCSRDTVQFDCYSILNHADAIWQWTFSPEPLWVSSTTERNPKVLLQNETSYDVTLTVTDGNGNSDSKTIPNMVTVLSQCEAEKTTGLALQTSNDGDWVQTPNIPFTSNTVTMTAWVKPNGIQPEYSGIVMNDGTTAGFNFRESNNTLGYHWPGGAWWWDSGLEVPADEWSHVALVATPNSLTVYVNGIGSTHTTDLEVVDFGSLKIGSYKAWGGRNYKGLIDEVCIWNRSLSQDEIRELRHLTQIPINDPDIIAYYQFNDNAKSILDRADSYHAALVGQAELTPSNAPFGGGVSHRTMINVAGTYDFGETGTQLTFASNATYPNGEIVVSRLDVLPNTIPNDNSIQSQNLQQHWIINNYGSNPSFAALQNLQFNPSAFNHALQSVQNAPQISLYQRSENSEANDWSESCNAATFSAMGNGSFGFNADCNLTESGQFFLTTKTIPVKLKAILEGAYNLQTASMTNQLQNNNLLPLQQPYNSEPWNYTGSEQVATKSLFPSNVVDWVLIEARDAANENAFLTSKAALLLQNGTIRDVDASVAEGVYFSGLDAETDYRFVLRHRNHLAVMTSTAFSIPNATTYDWSMGANQALGQHQLKQMSSGVFALHAGDFDGDSVITVADYNLYISQLATLNIYILGDLNLDGQVTVADFNLYLPNSSLIGVVKE; this is encoded by the coding sequence ATGCGAAAAATACTCTTTCTCCTCCTCTTTATCACCACTTCAATAAACGCCCAAAACAAAGCCGAATTCTTCAAAGCCATTCCTTATTTGGATGGCTCTGAACCCGCTTGGGCGAGCTTGATGTACTCCGAAAATCCCAATGTGTATGAGGTCATAGAACAGCACGATGCCTTCTACAAAACGCATGAATTTGAAAAAAACATCCACACCCAAAACTACAAATTTTGGCTCATCCACATTGGAGAATACCTAAACGACAAGGGTTTTATTGAATCCAAAAATCCAGAAAGAGAAAAATGGATTAACCAATTGAAGCAAAAACGGCAAAGCGAAGCCCTTCAAAAAAAGACCGATATTTGGGCTGCAATAGGCCCTTTTGAAACCTACGCTGATGACGACAATTTAGGCGTGATTCCCGTTTCTTGGCAGGTCAATGTCTATTGCATCGACCAATCAGTTTCCAATCCCAATGTCTTGTATGCAGGCACAGAAGGACAAGGTGCATGGAAAACCACCGACAAAGGTTTGAACTGGACTTTAATCACCAAAAATGAGGACATCAGAGGCATTCAAGACATCAAAGTAGCCGCAACGGACGAAAATTTGGTCTATCTCGCCGACAACTCCAATATCTATCAATCCACAGATGGCGGCACGACTTGGGCATCCGTTTACTCCATCAATGGCACTTACCAAATCGTCATACATCCCACCAATCCCGATATTGTTTTTGCAGTTGGTCAAAATGGACTACACAAAACTACCAATGGCGGCGACACATGGACAGAACAGTACGGCGACAAATTTTGGGACATCAATTTTCACCCAATTCAACCCAACATTCTCTACACCCTTCGCCACAATCCAACTTTGCAGTATGCCGAATTTTGGAAATCCACAGACACAGGGACAACGTGGACACAAGTAAATAATGGTTGGTACAATCCCATCAATGCCAACTTCAATGAACACATAGACTACGGTGCATTGATAGCCGTTACCCCACTCGAACCCAACAAAGTATATGTCGGCATGATGGGCAATCACAAGGTCCAAGACAATGTATGGATAGGCGTGTATCGAAGTGAAAACGAAGGCGAATCTTGGACCAATCCTATTCAAGATGGAGGACCTTACAACACCATTACCAATCAAAATTTGGCCACAAGTGGACGAACAAGCGGTTTTTCACAAACCTTCTATGACTTTGGTTTTGACGCTTCCCACACCGTTGCAGGGAAATTGTATTTGGGCGTTTTGTCGCTGTCCGTTTCCTCCAATGGCGGCAATTCTTGGACGAGAATTGGAGGCTACGATACCCCTTCCGAAAGCGACGCAGGTTGGATTCACCCCGACATTCAAGACATCCACGTTTTGGGCGGTGATGTTTGGGTAGCTACAGACGGCGGCATCAACTACTCCAATGACGAATTTGCAACACATGAATCCCGCAAAAATGGATTGGTGGGTTCTCATTTTTGGGGTTTGGGGCAAGGCTGGAACAAAGATGTATTGGTCGGTGGACGCTACCACAACGGTAATACAGCCCTCTACGAAGTCTATGGCACAGGCAATTCCAGCAGACTCGGAGGAGGTGAAGCCGCAACAGGTTATGTAGATTTGTTGAATCCCTTGACCACCTATTTTTCGGATATTTCTACGAGTCTGCTTGACCCCACGATTGCAGGGAAACAAAGCTATACGGGGCAACTCGGCAAATATCCACATGAATCCTATTTTCATGCAGAAAACAGCGAAATCGTGCGAGACCCACGTTATGCCCATCACCTCTATTTGGGCGCATCGACAGGTCTACAAGATGGCGGTTTTTGGAAATCCACCGACAATGGCAATTCCTTTGACCTCCTACATAGCTTTGGCTCAGGCAAGGTGACAGGCATTGAAGTCTCTCGACAAAATCCCGACTTACTCTATTGTGTTTATAACAAAACCAACATTTACAAATCATTAGATGGCGGACGCACTTGGGATGTCACTGCAAATCTCCCCTCATCGGGCAGCAAACTCATCAGCATCAATCCCGCCAACGACCAAGAATTGTGGATTTTTGCGAACACCAACAACGACACAAACAAAGTTTTCAGAACCACAGATGGCGGCGCAAATTGGAGCAATATGACTACTTCTACATTAGACGGGCACCGCATCAACGATGGCTTTTTTCAAGGAGGCAGCCAACATTCAAGAGTTTATGTTGTGTCGTCTTACGGCTTGTTTTATTGGGACGATATTGCAGCAGAATGGATAGACTACCACGAAGGATTGCCCTTTGTGATGGGCGATGTCAAGCACATTTTCAAGCCCTTTTACAGAGACAGTAAAATCCGATTGTCTTCCGTGATGGGCATTTGGGAAGCACCTTTTGAAGAAACATCCCTGCCTTTAGCACAGCCCATGACCAGTCAAGATATCGTTTATTGCAGCAGAGATACCGTTCAATTTGACTGCTATTCCATTCTGAATCACGCAGATGCAATATGGCAATGGACTTTTTCTCCCGAACCGCTATGGGTCAGTTCTACCACCGAACGCAATCCAAAAGTCCTACTTCAAAACGAAACAAGCTATGATGTGACGCTGACTGTAACGGACGGAAACGGCAATTCTGACAGCAAAACCATCCCCAACATGGTCACGGTTTTGAGCCAATGCGAAGCCGAAAAAACCACAGGTCTTGCGCTCCAAACCTCAAACGATGGCGATTGGGTGCAAACCCCAAACATTCCCTTCACCTCCAATACCGTTACGATGACTGCATGGGTCAAACCCAATGGGATTCAGCCTGAATATTCGGGCATTGTGATGAATGATGGTACAACAGCAGGCTTCAATTTCAGGGAATCCAATAATACGCTTGGCTACCATTGGCCAGGCGGTGCTTGGTGGTGGGATTCGGGTTTGGAAGTGCCAGCCGATGAATGGTCACATGTCGCATTGGTCGCAACACCCAACTCATTGACTGTCTATGTGAACGGCATTGGAAGTACCCACACAACTGACTTGGAAGTAGTGGATTTTGGCAGCCTCAAAATCGGCAGTTACAAGGCTTGGGGCGGACGAAACTACAAGGGCTTGATAGATGAAGTGTGTATTTGGAACCGTTCTTTGAGCCAAGACGAAATCCGAGAACTACGCCACCTCACCCAAATCCCCATCAACGACCCCGACATTATCGCCTACTACCAATTCAATGACAATGCCAAAAGCATCTTGGATAGAGCCGATTCCTACCATGCCGCCCTTGTCGGACAAGCCGAACTTACGCCCTCTAACGCACCCTTTGGAGGCGGAGTCAGTCACCGCACAATGATCAATGTAGCAGGTACTTACGATTTTGGAGAAACAGGCACACAGCTTACTTTTGCTTCAAATGCCACTTATCCCAATGGAGAAATCGTGGTCAGTCGTTTGGATGTTTTACCCAATACCATCCCAAATGACAACTCGATTCAAAGTCAAAACTTGCAGCAACATTGGATAATAAACAACTACGGCAGCAATCCCTCTTTTGCAGCCCTGCAAAATCTGCAATTCAACCCTTCAGCCTTCAATCATGCCCTTCAATCGGTGCAAAACGCTCCGCAAATTTCGCTCTACCAAAGGTCGGAGAACAGTGAAGCAAACGATTGGTCTGAAAGCTGCAATGCCGCTACTTTTTCTGCAATGGGAAACGGCTCTTTTGGCTTCAATGCCGACTGCAATCTCACTGAATCGGGTCAGTTTTTCTTGACCACCAAAACCATTCCTGTCAAGTTAAAAGCCATTTTAGAAGGTGCTTACAATCTTCAAACTGCTTCAATGACCAATCAACTGCAAAACAACAACTTACTCCCACTTCAACAGCCCTACAATTCCGAGCCGTGGAACTATACAGGCAGCGAACAGGTCGCCACCAAAAGCCTTTTCCCTTCAAATGTGGTGGATTGGGTATTGATTGAAGCCAGAGATGCCGCCAACGAAAATGCTTTTTTGACTTCAAAAGCTGCCCTTTTGCTACAAAATGGTACGATTCGGGATGTGGATGCAAGTGTTGCGGAGGGGGTGTATTTCAGCGGTTTGGATGCCGAAACCGACTATCGCTTTGTATTGCGTCACCGCAACCATTTGGCGGTCATGACCTCCACTGCTTTTTCGATTCCTAACGCCACTACTTATGATTGGTCTATGGGCGCAAATCAAGCTTTGGGGCAGCACCAATTGAAGCAAATGAGTTCAGGTGTTTTTGCCTTACACGCAGGGGATTTTGACGGAGATTCGGTGATTACTGTTGCAGATTACAATTTGTATATTTCTCAATTGGCTACACTGAACATCTATATACTTGGGGATTTGAATTTGGATGGTCAGGTGACGGTGGCAGATTTTAATTTGTATCTGCCAAATAGTAGCTTGATTGGGGTGGTGAAGGAGTAG
- a CDS encoding adenylate/guanylate cyclase domain-containing protein, with product MNKEHLRSIFYHFLIWTFAFAFWNLLRNFGQEVIRPAEISFLQYVRVNVAMGLFAGIAFGSLSYFIEKNVVKRTTFGQAILFGVFTYLIAIILFISFGMRVISLVVGIELNWETYKQFVFTKQILLFIFYCFLVGFIVDFVKQIDKKFGPGNLWRMLKGEFYHPKEDEKIFMFLDLKDSTRIAEKLGHLLYSEMIQDCFQDLEVVQEYHAEVYQYVGDEAVLTWSKEVGIENSNCLRAYFDFKKRLLDRSAYYEKKYGLIPQFKAGLNCGKIVVAEVGEIKREIAYHGDTINTAARIQGQCNELEKSLLISEFLKNCLASHNGFLIEHVGNLLLKGKVETVNVYSVEVSTSTEE from the coding sequence ATGAACAAAGAACACCTTCGATCCATCTTCTACCACTTTCTCATTTGGACGTTTGCTTTTGCTTTTTGGAATCTATTGCGAAATTTTGGTCAGGAGGTCATTCGTCCAGCCGAAATAAGTTTTTTGCAGTATGTGCGTGTCAATGTAGCAATGGGTCTATTTGCAGGAATTGCTTTTGGTTCTCTTTCATATTTCATTGAAAAAAACGTGGTAAAGCGCACTACATTTGGTCAAGCCATTTTGTTTGGAGTATTTACCTATCTGATTGCCATCATTTTGTTTATTTCATTCGGAATGAGGGTTATTTCGTTGGTCGTTGGCATTGAACTGAACTGGGAAACGTACAAACAGTTTGTCTTTACAAAGCAGATTCTACTTTTCATTTTTTATTGTTTTCTCGTGGGCTTCATAGTAGATTTTGTCAAACAGATAGACAAAAAATTCGGACCTGGCAATCTTTGGCGAATGTTGAAAGGGGAATTTTACCACCCAAAGGAAGATGAAAAAATATTCATGTTCCTTGACTTGAAGGACTCAACCAGAATTGCAGAAAAATTGGGGCATTTGCTCTACAGTGAGATGATTCAAGATTGTTTCCAAGACCTTGAAGTTGTCCAAGAGTACCATGCAGAAGTCTATCAATATGTGGGAGATGAGGCTGTATTGACTTGGTCGAAAGAGGTAGGGATTGAAAACTCCAATTGCTTGAGGGCTTATTTCGACTTCAAAAAAAGACTATTGGATCGTTCTGCCTATTACGAAAAGAAATATGGACTTATTCCGCAATTCAAAGCGGGTTTGAACTGCGGCAAAATTGTGGTAGCAGAGGTAGGTGAGATTAAACGAGAAATTGCCTACCACGGTGATACCATCAATACGGCTGCCAGAATACAAGGTCAATGCAATGAACTGGAAAAGAGCTTGTTGATATCTGAATTTTTGAAGAACTGCTTGGCATCTCATAATGGTTTTTTGATTGAGCATGTAGGAAATCTATTGCTGAAAGGCAAAGTGGAGACAGTCAATGTTTACAGCGTGGAAGTTTCTACTTCAACAGAGGAGTAG